From the Candidatus Bathyarchaeota archaeon genome, one window contains:
- a CDS encoding MFS transporter, with translation MTNCFDSKATSTQPKEPKNHGNPANRHIGFLGRLQGVGWINAVLPFNIALGPVSTLIPLLILNANGSVVEVGLAVTLFNAVSIPAALFWGFVTDRFQRRRLLIILSFSVTGAILVLLLFAQNSYWISFLYALFSFTIMASTTPLNLLVMETEHKHRWGLAFARFSMFSSIGQTVGLLLGMIWSVYISLEYLVVPLGVLSLVSAVLAASSIKEPEVVFERQVMVMNKQSFFTRLRHSPYLFLKIPAKNDFKRIFKNMRNEITRQTPLLYLAVFMFFLSAGVFNTSLVPALETKNISSIGIFLVILIGMIVQIVSFKFAGSYTKPNSLSKAAMGGLLLRATGYAALGVFAYLFSGIWFLIPTLLFYPLASGVAYSIYYTASNTMVFNTLSPRRNGSSLGVYSALAGLAMMAGSFTSGFLSFYGGFHVTFAVSSACLIVAAGFLFLMNKPQVTPV, from the coding sequence ATGACGAACTGTTTCGATAGCAAAGCAACAAGCACGCAACCAAAAGAGCCTAAAAATCACGGCAACCCCGCAAACAGGCACATAGGATTTTTGGGAAGGCTCCAAGGAGTAGGTTGGATAAACGCGGTTTTACCATTTAACATTGCGTTGGGTCCTGTATCCACCTTGATTCCACTGCTGATTTTGAACGCTAACGGGTCAGTTGTCGAGGTTGGTTTGGCGGTAACATTGTTTAATGCTGTAAGTATTCCAGCAGCCCTGTTTTGGGGGTTTGTAACAGACCGTTTTCAGCGGCGGCGACTGCTAATTATTCTGAGCTTTTCTGTCACGGGAGCAATCTTGGTGCTGCTCTTGTTTGCACAAAACAGCTACTGGATTTCTTTTTTGTATGCGCTATTTTCGTTTACTATAATGGCTTCAACTACGCCGCTTAACTTGTTGGTTATGGAAACAGAACATAAGCATAGATGGGGGTTGGCGTTTGCTAGGTTCTCGATGTTTTCTAGTATAGGGCAGACTGTGGGTTTGCTTTTAGGCATGATTTGGTCGGTTTACATATCGCTTGAGTATCTGGTTGTGCCTTTAGGGGTTTTGTCTTTGGTTTCAGCGGTTTTGGCTGCTTCATCAATTAAAGAACCCGAAGTTGTCTTTGAACGCCAAGTTATGGTCATGAATAAACAAAGCTTCTTCACTAGGCTTAGACATTCGCCATATTTGTTCTTAAAAATCCCCGCTAAAAACGATTTCAAAAGAATATTCAAAAACATGCGCAATGAAATCACAAGGCAAACACCGCTGCTTTATCTTGCAGTTTTCATGTTCTTCTTATCTGCAGGCGTCTTCAACACTTCGCTGGTTCCAGCCTTAGAAACAAAAAACATCTCCAGCATAGGGATTTTTCTGGTCATACTAATTGGCATGATAGTCCAAATAGTTTCATTCAAGTTTGCCGGGTCATACACAAAACCCAATTCACTATCTAAAGCCGCCATGGGCGGACTGCTGCTTAGAGCAACAGGATACGCCGCTCTAGGCGTTTTTGCATACTTGTTTTCAGGAATATGGTTTTTGATTCCAACCCTGCTTTTTTATCCTTTAGCTTCAGGAGTTGCGTACTCAATTTACTACACAGCGTCAAACACTATGGTCTTTAACACTTTAAGTCCCAGACGCAACGGTTCATCTCTAGGTGTGTACAGTGCACTGGCGGGTTTAGCAATGATGGCAGGGTCATTTACGTCAGGGTTTCTCTCTTTCTACGGGGGATTTCACGTAACATTTGCGGTTTCAAGTGCCTGCTTAATCGTTGCAGCAGGTTTCCTGTTTTTAATGAATAAACCACAAGTCACGCCCGTTTGA
- a CDS encoding FAD-dependent oxidoreductase, with the protein MKFETFVKEIVPRVEGVASFRFPRPAELVFKAGQYMLVTLNGKEKELVHAFSISSSPTETGYIEFTKKFTDSEYSTILKNLKPQDKAHIDAPHGSFTFEGEHPKIALLTGGIGITPFRSICKYCTDKQVNSQITLFYGCRNPSEITFKDDLEQMQKQNKNLKLVFTVNEPDSNWQGPTGNINAELVKKQLPDYKDHIFYACGPPGMVKAMTNMIKELELPEKQLKLESFAGY; encoded by the coding sequence ATGAAGTTTGAAACTTTTGTGAAGGAAATTGTGCCGCGTGTGGAAGGGGTGGCTAGTTTTCGGTTTCCCCGACCTGCCGAGTTGGTTTTCAAGGCAGGGCAGTACATGCTGGTTACGTTAAACGGTAAGGAGAAGGAGCTTGTGCACGCGTTTAGTATTTCAAGCAGCCCCACCGAAACAGGCTACATCGAATTCACCAAAAAATTCACTGACAGCGAATACTCCACCATCCTAAAAAACCTAAAACCCCAAGACAAAGCACACATCGACGCGCCCCACGGCAGCTTCACTTTTGAAGGCGAACACCCCAAAATCGCGTTGCTCACAGGCGGCATAGGCATAACCCCGTTTAGAAGCATCTGCAAGTACTGCACCGACAAACAAGTAAACAGCCAAATCACCCTGTTCTACGGCTGCCGCAACCCCAGCGAAATCACCTTCAAAGACGACTTAGAGCAGATGCAAAAGCAAAATAAGAACCTCAAACTGGTCTTCACCGTCAACGAACCCGACAGCAACTGGCAAGGACCCACAGGCAACATCAACGCGGAACTAGTAAAAAAGCAGTTGCCCGACTACAAAGACCACATCTTCTACGCATGCGGTCCCCCAGGCATGGTCAAAGCCATGACAAATATGATAAAAGAGTTAGAACTGCCCGAAAAGCAGCTAAAGCTCGAATCATTCGCAGGCTACTAA
- a CDS encoding class I SAM-dependent methyltransferase, with protein sequence MVQTVLRYPEADSIVDGGCGQGTITCNYAKCMKKPQAVVAGTDIKVPTLRELKSNKEADKLSLFASDIYKLPLKNEMCDVLVCASILEHLIDLNPVMIELRRLLKTNGVMILSYPIETKLFKTALQIVAPSSYLYINQQQTMFLNPSDNKWADYWTHPFTHKQTYTQIRTFLEKNFTIIRRTKLPFNWLPDWLCFYEIVEAKNN encoded by the coding sequence ATGGTCCAAACAGTGCTTCGTTATCCGGAAGCAGACAGCATAGTTGACGGGGGTTGTGGACAGGGCACAATAACTTGTAACTACGCGAAATGCATGAAAAAACCACAAGCGGTAGTAGCTGGAACAGACATAAAAGTACCAACATTAAGGGAACTCAAGTCAAACAAAGAAGCCGATAAACTATCGCTTTTTGCTTCTGACATCTATAAATTACCGTTGAAAAATGAAATGTGTGATGTACTAGTATGTGCAAGCATATTGGAACACCTAATCGACTTAAATCCAGTAATGATAGAACTGCGAAGACTACTCAAAACCAATGGCGTCATGATCCTTAGCTACCCAATAGAAACTAAACTGTTCAAAACAGCACTGCAAATAGTTGCACCTTCATCCTACCTATACATCAATCAGCAACAAACCATGTTCCTCAACCCGTCCGACAACAAATGGGCAGACTACTGGACCCACCCATTCACCCACAAACAAACCTACACACAAATAAGGACTTTCTTGGAAAAGAACTTTACAATAATCCGACGGACAAAACTGCCCTTTAACTGGCTACCAGATTGGCTATGCTTCTACGAAATTGTCGAGGCAAAAAACAACTAA
- the asnS gene encoding asparagine--tRNA ligase, with protein MSLVKIREILDGNCVDQKVLVRGWVYRKREGKALIFLVIRDATGVIQCTVKKDSPAWTNAQQLTIESSLALEGTAKPDSRAPGGYEISAETIEVIGLAEVFPIAKDKSEEFIRDVRHLWLRSRKMNLVMRVRAKALEYAREYFEQEKFTEVSPPMFISAAVEGGSTLFGLKYFDQNLYLTQSSQLYLEILIYSLEKVFCVAPSFRAEKSRTIRHLTEYWHMEGEWPFADMADLMRFEEGLMEHICQRVAQTCQTEFTELGADIEKLKAVKAPFPRITYAQAIEQLQTKNPNLKWGDDLGYEDEKVLAEDFGKPFFVYDYPAEIKAFYCKTHSDNPDIALSVDMLVPKIGEISTGGQREDSKETLIRRMKEQNLNPEDYEWYLDLRRYGTVPHVGFGMGVERLITWMLDLDNIIDAIPFPRTTRRFYP; from the coding sequence ATGTCTTTGGTGAAAATCCGTGAAATCTTGGATGGCAACTGCGTAGACCAGAAGGTGCTGGTTCGTGGTTGGGTTTACCGTAAACGTGAAGGTAAAGCGTTGATTTTCTTAGTGATACGAGATGCAACAGGTGTTATTCAGTGCACGGTTAAGAAGGATAGCCCTGCATGGACAAACGCCCAGCAACTTACAATTGAGTCCTCGTTAGCGTTGGAGGGCACTGCTAAACCTGATTCACGCGCGCCAGGCGGCTACGAAATCAGTGCAGAAACCATTGAAGTCATAGGGTTAGCCGAGGTTTTCCCCATAGCCAAAGACAAAAGCGAAGAATTCATACGCGATGTCCGTCACCTGTGGCTGCGCAGCCGCAAAATGAACTTGGTGATGAGGGTACGCGCCAAAGCTTTAGAGTACGCTCGCGAATATTTTGAGCAGGAAAAGTTTACCGAGGTTTCCCCGCCCATGTTCATAAGCGCTGCAGTGGAGGGCGGAAGTACATTGTTTGGCTTGAAATATTTCGACCAGAACCTGTACCTGACACAGAGCAGCCAGCTTTACCTTGAAATTCTCATATACTCTCTTGAGAAAGTTTTTTGTGTGGCACCGTCATTTCGCGCAGAAAAAAGCCGCACGATTCGGCACCTGACCGAGTACTGGCACATGGAAGGTGAATGGCCATTTGCGGACATGGCGGATTTGATGCGTTTTGAAGAGGGCTTGATGGAGCATATTTGCCAACGTGTAGCCCAGACCTGCCAAACAGAATTCACCGAACTGGGCGCCGACATCGAAAAACTCAAAGCCGTCAAAGCTCCGTTCCCGCGTATAACCTACGCCCAAGCCATAGAACAACTCCAAACCAAAAACCCCAACCTCAAATGGGGCGACGACTTAGGCTACGAAGATGAAAAAGTTTTAGCAGAAGACTTTGGCAAACCATTTTTCGTGTACGATTACCCCGCCGAAATCAAAGCGTTTTACTGCAAAACCCACAGCGACAACCCCGATATCGCGCTTTCCGTGGATATGCTGGTTCCAAAAATCGGCGAAATCTCCACAGGTGGACAACGCGAAGACAGCAAAGAAACGCTGATAAGGCGCATGAAAGAGCAAAACCTCAACCCCGAAGACTACGAATGGTACTTGGACCTGCGACGCTACGGAACCGTCCCGCATGTGGGCTTTGGCATGGGAGTTGAACGGCTCATAACCTGGATGCTCGACTTAGACAACATCATCGACGCTATACCCTTCCCAAGAACCACCCGCCGTTTCTACCCCTAA
- a CDS encoding GNAT family N-acetyltransferase, with translation MNAITQTNIEGLTLRFAQERDLDTVFAMIQELAQYENLSDQLTATPQLIHDALFKRQAVEAVIAEYHGEPVGYALFFHNFSSFAGHLGLYIEDLYVKPKARNKGFGKTIFAFLAKLASERCCKRLDWAVLNWNTPSIAFYKNLGAKAVDEWLLYRLDGAALDRLARGWV, from the coding sequence ATGAACGCGATTACTCAGACCAACATCGAAGGCTTAACCCTTAGGTTCGCCCAAGAACGCGACCTTGACACCGTATTTGCCATGATACAGGAGCTGGCACAGTACGAAAACCTCTCAGACCAGCTAACCGCCACGCCCCAACTCATACACGACGCCCTATTCAAACGCCAAGCCGTAGAAGCAGTAATCGCAGAATACCACGGCGAACCCGTCGGCTACGCCCTGTTCTTCCACAACTTTTCCAGCTTCGCAGGACACCTTGGACTCTACATCGAAGACCTCTACGTCAAACCCAAAGCACGCAACAAAGGCTTTGGCAAAACCATATTCGCCTTCTTAGCAAAACTCGCCTCCGAGCGATGTTGCAAACGGCTAGACTGGGCGGTCTTGAACTGGAACACGCCCTCCATAGCGTTCTACAAAAATTTGGGCGCTAAGGCGGTGGATGAGTGGCTGCTCTACCGTTTGGACGGGGCAGCGTTGGATAGGCTTGCTCGGGGTTGGGTTTAA
- a CDS encoding MFS transporter, giving the protein MGLSKRLFKDSFLSGNYLLLIVTWILMFSTQSIPLTYSSLYFVNLNGTPFLLSVMFFISSLIIAFVQIPGGYLTDKNGRKWLIATMSFGWAIGYLFFVFAPSWHFIVIGIAIQSFCMMYMPALTAMMLDSLKPNQRGLGFNFQAIILAVITLPAPLIAAALVLVNGEYVVPQSNHGMRIAYAIVLVAYLVAATLRLKLKETLPDCDSIGRPQVLQAFKKYPQIIRESWAVWGKVPKSALYIFLTNLGINGLVASCQIYFVLYVTEHLGLSAFDYSLAMTIMNLSLVLPALLAGLKIDGIGRKRFLVLGYALHVPAMLLFVVSDFYLLLVAFFLFGLGNMLRFNTSQIMLGDVIPRALRGKALGFQQFFLSLTQAFIYLLIGYLYSYIEPSLPFLLLAIAAIPIGLIAAFKIHEQEHKEI; this is encoded by the coding sequence ATGGGGCTTTCCAAACGGCTATTCAAGGATTCCTTCCTGTCTGGCAACTATTTACTCTTAATTGTAACTTGGATTTTGATGTTCTCCACGCAGTCCATACCCTTAACCTACTCCAGCTTGTACTTCGTAAACCTGAACGGAACCCCATTTTTGCTCTCTGTCATGTTCTTCATCTCCTCCTTAATTATCGCGTTTGTGCAAATCCCCGGAGGATACCTCACCGACAAGAACGGTAGAAAATGGCTAATAGCCACCATGTCTTTTGGCTGGGCTATCGGTTACCTGTTTTTCGTTTTTGCGCCTTCATGGCATTTCATAGTCATAGGCATAGCCATCCAGAGCTTTTGCATGATGTACATGCCCGCGTTAACCGCTATGATGCTGGATTCCCTAAAACCTAATCAACGCGGTTTAGGCTTTAACTTCCAAGCCATAATCCTAGCCGTAATCACCCTTCCCGCCCCACTCATAGCCGCAGCCTTAGTCCTGGTAAACGGCGAATACGTTGTCCCACAATCTAACCACGGCATGCGCATCGCTTACGCCATTGTTTTGGTAGCGTATTTGGTTGCTGCAACTTTGCGGCTAAAACTAAAAGAGACCCTGCCAGACTGCGACAGCATCGGACGCCCCCAAGTTCTGCAGGCATTCAAGAAGTACCCGCAAATTATACGGGAAAGCTGGGCAGTATGGGGCAAAGTCCCAAAATCCGCCCTCTACATCTTCCTAACCAACTTGGGCATCAACGGGCTGGTTGCAAGCTGCCAAATCTATTTTGTCCTGTACGTAACTGAGCATCTGGGGCTTTCCGCGTTTGACTACTCCTTAGCCATGACCATAATGAATCTAAGCCTCGTGTTACCTGCGCTTTTGGCAGGTCTAAAAATTGACGGCATAGGCAGAAAACGCTTCCTCGTTTTAGGGTACGCACTGCATGTTCCCGCGATGCTGCTGTTTGTGGTTTCTGATTTCTACTTGCTTTTGGTTGCCTTTTTCCTGTTTGGGCTTGGCAACATGCTACGGTTTAACACTTCTCAAATTATGCTAGGCGACGTTATCCCCCGAGCGCTACGAGGAAAAGCCTTAGGCTTCCAGCAGTTCTTCCTCTCACTCACACAAGCCTTCATCTACCTCCTAATAGGCTACCTGTACTCCTACATCGAACCCTCCCTCCCCTTCCTCCTACTCGCCATAGCCGCCATACCCATAGGCCTAATAGCCGCCTTCAAAATCCACGAACAAGAACACAAGGAAATCTAA
- a CDS encoding beta-propeller domain-containing protein: protein MVQKEIRKKTPIYGLVGILSAIILLTAIYAYGPTSLAPVSSTGDDNTIPPAASLSANEASPIQVFSSYDELNSFLSNTNAPKDVRGTGAPVPEPAFTDATSTLGTFSGDGASIQLEYSGTNIQVAGVDEADSIKTDGQYLYVLAENTVYILDAGAVDPQNAQIIAKIPSDNTTNLQGIYLSQDGNKLAVIGSHYATFNYENPIPLKEEYSLIAPPYWNSGVSFVEVYDVSVKTAPTLSRNFTLSGNYFSSRMIGDYVYFIVTEYATLKDGTANLPTVFRESSASNIEPAQIFYVPDTDSSYTYTTIVSLNIMDDAQNPRETTVMMGGASTMYVSTENIYITYPNWNGETQDTSIYRISINEGALNFEAQGSVVGYPINQYAMDEYNGYFRIATTTWFQDNATTSDGAVFKVSRQMNSIYVLDMNLNIVGKLEGFKMDESLYSARFMGDKCYIVTFKQIDPFFVIDLSNPTAPVIAGELKIPGYSSYLHPMDENHLIGLGKENSTLKLSLFDVSNVNAPVEVAKYMVDADYSDSSALYDPHAFLYDAEKQMLVIPVSTNQYLLRAIDSSTAPESWQGAYVFHVDATTGFTVSGTVTQVDDTAPTQNDDYYWRSSNLWITRAMYIDNTLYTFSNSRVQLNSLTDFSLLSAVNLD from the coding sequence ATGGTTCAAAAAGAAATAAGGAAAAAAACGCCGATTTATGGCTTAGTCGGAATACTTTCAGCCATAATACTGCTTACCGCCATATACGCCTACGGTCCAACATCGCTCGCTCCAGTTTCCTCAACAGGCGACGACAACACTATCCCGCCCGCCGCTTCATTATCCGCTAATGAAGCTTCTCCAATTCAGGTGTTTTCTTCATATGACGAACTTAACAGCTTTTTATCCAACACTAACGCTCCAAAGGATGTACGAGGTACAGGTGCCCCCGTGCCCGAGCCCGCTTTTACTGATGCTACTAGTACGTTAGGTACATTTTCAGGTGATGGCGCATCGATTCAACTTGAGTATTCTGGAACAAACATTCAAGTTGCCGGCGTCGACGAAGCTGACAGCATAAAAACTGACGGTCAATACCTCTACGTTTTAGCTGAGAACACCGTGTACATTCTTGATGCAGGCGCAGTTGACCCCCAAAACGCCCAAATAATAGCCAAAATCCCCTCGGATAACACCACAAATCTTCAAGGCATCTACTTAAGCCAAGACGGTAACAAACTCGCAGTGATAGGCAGTCACTATGCCACTTTTAATTACGAGAACCCCATACCCCTAAAAGAAGAGTACTCCTTGATTGCTCCGCCCTACTGGAACAGCGGTGTAAGCTTTGTTGAAGTCTACGACGTTTCAGTCAAAACCGCTCCAACGTTGTCACGAAACTTTACTCTTAGCGGCAACTACTTTAGCTCAAGAATGATTGGCGACTACGTCTACTTCATAGTGACCGAATACGCCACCCTCAAAGATGGCACCGCAAACTTGCCCACTGTTTTCCGTGAAAGCTCTGCATCCAACATTGAGCCCGCACAAATCTTCTATGTCCCTGACACTGACAGTTCATACACTTACACCACTATCGTTAGCCTAAACATCATGGACGATGCCCAAAACCCCCGTGAAACAACCGTTATGATGGGCGGCGCCAGCACCATGTATGTCTCTACCGAAAACATCTACATTACATATCCTAACTGGAACGGAGAAACCCAAGACACCAGCATCTACAGAATCAGCATAAACGAGGGCGCCTTGAATTTTGAAGCTCAGGGTTCAGTTGTGGGTTACCCCATCAACCAGTACGCCATGGACGAATACAACGGCTACTTTAGAATTGCCACCACCACATGGTTCCAAGACAACGCAACAACAAGCGACGGAGCAGTCTTCAAAGTCAGCCGCCAAATGAACAGCATATACGTGCTGGACATGAACCTGAACATAGTCGGCAAACTTGAAGGCTTCAAGATGGACGAAAGCCTCTACTCAGCCAGATTCATGGGCGACAAATGCTACATCGTAACCTTCAAACAAATTGACCCATTCTTCGTCATAGACCTAAGCAACCCCACCGCACCCGTTATTGCTGGTGAACTAAAGATTCCAGGCTACTCCAGCTACCTGCACCCAATGGATGAAAACCACCTCATCGGTTTAGGCAAAGAAAACAGCACCCTCAAGCTTTCCCTATTTGACGTCTCAAACGTTAACGCCCCCGTTGAAGTTGCAAAATACATGGTTGACGCAGACTACTCTGACTCTAGCGCCCTCTACGACCCCCACGCATTCTTGTATGACGCCGAAAAACAAATGCTTGTAATCCCAGTCTCCACCAACCAGTACCTGCTTCGCGCTATAGATTCCTCAACTGCTCCTGAAAGCTGGCAAGGCGCATACGTCTTCCACGTAGATGCAACCACTGGCTTTACCGTGAGCGGAACCGTAACCCAAGTAGACGACACTGCCCCCACCCAAAACGATGATTACTACTGGAGAAGCAGTAACCTGTGGATAACCAGAGCAATGTACATCGACAACACTCTCTACACGTTCTCCAACAGCAGAGTACAGCTAAACAGCCTAACCGACTTTAGCCTACTCTCAGCCGTCAACCTCGACTAA
- a CDS encoding citrate synthase (catalyzes the formation of citrate from acetyl-CoA and oxaloacetate), with amino-acid sequence MGTNGNKVYIRGLRDVAAAETRISFVHPMGSLYYAGYNIDDLVGHVCYEEVVHLLLNDKLPNAKELEQIKADLRAEMNLPTAVQDSIQCTPPQAHPMDVLRTEVSHLASYDPERDNETEEANKKRALRLIAKVPTIVAAFNRTRNQKEIMDPKPDYGFSENFLYLFRGKCCTPEEKDAMERYLILHADHGLNASTFAARVTASTFSDMYSAVTSAVGTLKGRLHGGASEKVMHMLSEAPCLEEVEEYIRGMIFDRKRIMGFGHRIYTAEDPRSRHLKKIGKALCEREDRMELYQKCKKIQATVHREKKIYPNVDFYAALVLHALGVQKEFFTPFFAASRTAGWSAHILEQYSEAVLIRPTSNYTGIYGKPFTPIEKRK; translated from the coding sequence ATGGGAACTAATGGAAATAAGGTTTACATCAGAGGTCTTCGAGATGTTGCTGCTGCGGAAACTCGTATCAGCTTTGTGCATCCTATGGGTTCACTATATTATGCAGGATACAACATTGACGACTTAGTAGGTCACGTATGTTATGAAGAAGTTGTACATCTACTGCTTAATGACAAACTACCTAACGCAAAAGAACTTGAACAAATCAAAGCGGATTTACGTGCAGAAATGAACCTGCCAACCGCAGTACAAGACAGCATACAATGCACACCCCCACAAGCACACCCCATGGACGTACTACGCACTGAAGTATCCCACCTTGCATCTTACGACCCCGAAAGAGACAACGAAACCGAAGAAGCAAACAAAAAAAGGGCACTTAGACTAATAGCCAAAGTACCCACCATCGTAGCAGCATTCAACAGAACCCGAAACCAAAAAGAAATCATGGACCCAAAACCTGACTATGGTTTCTCTGAGAACTTTTTGTATTTATTCCGTGGAAAATGCTGCACCCCCGAAGAAAAAGACGCCATGGAGCGTTACTTGATTTTGCATGCTGACCACGGCTTGAATGCATCCACGTTTGCGGCGCGCGTAACCGCTAGCACCTTCTCAGACATGTACTCCGCTGTAACCTCAGCAGTTGGCACGCTTAAAGGAAGACTACACGGCGGCGCAAGCGAAAAAGTCATGCACATGCTCTCCGAAGCCCCCTGCCTCGAAGAAGTCGAAGAATACATCCGAGGCATGATATTTGACCGAAAACGCATAATGGGCTTTGGACACCGCATCTACACAGCAGAAGACCCCCGCTCACGTCACCTCAAAAAAATCGGCAAAGCCCTATGCGAACGCGAAGACAGAATGGAACTATACCAAAAATGCAAAAAAATCCAAGCCACCGTACACCGCGAGAAAAAAATCTACCCCAACGTCGACTTCTACGCAGCCCTAGTCCTCCACGCACTAGGCGTCCAAAAAGAATTCTTCACACCCTTCTTCGCCGCAAGCAGAACCGCAGGCTGGAGCGCCCACATACTCGAACAATACTCAGAAGCAGTCCTCATACGACCCACCTCCAACTACACAGGCATCTACGGAAAACCATTCACACCCATAGAAAAAAGAAAATAA